ttacctggatgaactgttacctgtaggaactgttacctggatgaactgttacctgtaggaactgttacctgtaggaactgttacctggatgaactgttacctgtaggaactgttacctgtaggaactgttacctggatgaactgttacctgtaggaactgttacctgtaggaactgttacctggaTGAACTGTTAcatgtaggaactgttacctgtaggaaTTGTTAcatgtaggaactgttacctgtaggaactgttacctgtaggaactgttacctgtaggaaTTGTTAcatgtaggaactgttacctgtaggaactgttacctgttggAACTGTTACCTttaggaactgttacctggatgaactgttacctgtaggaactgttacctgtaggaactgttacctgttggAACTGTTACCTataggaactgttacctgtaggaactgttacctgtaggaactgttacctgtaggaactgttacctgtaggcaggcacgtgcacagatagagccctagtggtgctcaagctcctccccttttgccctggatgagaaaagtgccctttttgctggagccacttttttcattcatccgtatttaagaataaaagttactctctctgtcatcaagtccccccaaatgtgttttaatatccgacgggccatttatttgagttattgtgagaattttgccccgacatgctccacggcgctcacgagccccccccccccccctcctccacttcctcctccgcgcagtgctcctcccgccaccaaacggctgcacctccttctcctctgacgcgcagcaccagacaaacaggtcatgacgtgtttgtcccctgacgttgttttgtgataaatcaaccacaacattagcgctgctgaaaacatgacgtcacaactggtccgacgtttcctaaaaaaataaacaaacaaaaactcacgaaatcctgatttcaaagccttgtccagctgtttactgatgttagttatgtttagagaatagagagagggagagagagaagagagagaaaagcgagagagagggagagagaggagagagaacagagagagagaattcttatttcGTTCTATTGAACGttctagtctaggatttgcgtggtcagactgaaaaaaaaatcataaggcctctcttgttcaaaatgtggaggcgggccgtatccgccccgcgggccttagtttgaggaccactgctcttggctgttgatgtctatcaatatcgctcatttttaaaatgacgtaagagggcaaaacggatccgtgtcagaccagcgaggagggcgatacgtggctggcatgatgacccatgagccaatcagaacgcttgtactgttgttgctatataataattcatctttattcaaaaagaaaatgtttgctTGTGgtctgccagaggagacgcaggtcgaggatgtattgcatcatcagtgtattgatgcttatgcttcaactcaggtcagaatttttttttggcattcggtgccattttttgtttgtttgagcacctgccccccaaaatgtctgcacgtgcctgcctgtaggaactgttacctggaGGAACTGTTACCTGGAGGAACTGTTACATGTAGAAACTGTTACCTGGAGGAACTGTTACCTGGAGGAACTGTTACATGTAGAAACTGTTACCTGGAGGAACTGTTACCTGGAGGAACTGTTACCTGGAGGAACTGTTACATGTAGAAACTGTTACCTGGAGGAACTGTTACCTGGAGGAACTGTTACATGTAGAAACTGTTACCTATAGGAACTGTTCTCTGGAGGAACTGTTACCTGAGATGTACCTCTGCAGCCAAACGCCACTGACAGCATCACGAGGAGACGGGTGCAAACCGACCAGCACCGGCGTCTCAGAGGGATTGAAGCGGACCTCAAACATGTTGGATCAATGGATCACAAAcagtctgtctctttgtagttgttgtgaagttggtgtgtgtctctttgtagtggctgtgtgtctctttgtagttgctgtgtgtctctttgtagttgtgtagttggtgtgtgtctctttgtagttgttgtgtagttggtgtgtgtctctttgtagttgtgtagttggtgtgtgtctctttgtagtggctgtgtgtctctttgtagttggtgtgtgtctctttgtagttgttgtgtagttggtgtgtgtctctttgtagttgttgtgtagttgctgtgtgtcttttgtagtcgttgtgtctgtttttagTCTCTTGAAGCTCATCCAAGTCCTCTGGAGGACTTCCCCTCGGGGGTCAGACCTGCTTTCCTCCTCCAGTGAAGTTGATCTGGAACGTTTTCTCCAGGGACCTTTAGTTTAATTATAGATATCAGAATCGGCTTCATTTGTGTAGCAGACAGGGAATGAGCACAACAACAAGGACACCGCATATGAGTGTGTATCCTACCGTGTGTCTATatgaacacacagaacaacgTCACCAGTGAAGTGGAGGTAACAGAATGAGTCACGTCCATCCGAGTGAAGGCCGGTGGGAAGAAGCTGTTCTGTCTGCTGGTTTCGGCGTGCAGAGCTctgcagcgccccctagaggggaggaggtggaccTGCTTGTGTTCAGGGTGTGAAGGTCTGAGTGGTACAAGTCCTCGTGTATTTCCCACAGGACATTTTACcacaatatatatgttttatttactttGATGTTAAATTGGAGCGCTTACTAacacaatattttatttttctagaAGCCGCAAAAATATGAAGATGTATCTGCTGTAATTTGACCAGTTATGTCTTTGCAACACAATATGGTCTGGTGGGTATTCTTGACTATACAATGACGTTAAAGATTTTTTAAGAGATGCTATACTTCAAAACTTTTTTCAACATACTATAATGGGACTTTTATAAATTATTTTTACATAAGAAACCCGGGTTTGACTTTCTATATAAACACATGTGAATACGTATCTATATCTTTGTATCCATGtaccatatacatacatatgaacTTATTTGTTCCATGATAACCAAGGCCAACGGTCTTGTTCACTATTATGTAATGTAGGATTTTAATACAAATCTGagaatccatccatccatatttagttttagttttgtaATTATGGTGATATATAATGATCTGTAGCATGGATATTCTCATAGCCCAGTTTTTTAGATTGTGAATAACATAATTGTGGATATATAGTAAGTGAAGGTATAACGAGGGGTAATAGTAGTATTTGTCCTATATTATCACTCCACACCAGCAGGTGGCTGTAATTCACCATGTCATTGTTTGTCATCGTCCAACCTACAAACGAGACggtgcttttattctgaagtgaGTCCGACCGGAAGTGGTCTTGTTGCTGGTGTAGTAACCGAAATGATTACGGAACCCGTTCAGTCTGCGCGTGGAGCAGAAGGACCGGGACCCGGCCTCACGAGCACAAGGTAACGCGCCGGCGGCCACCTGCGGGTGACTGACGTCAGAGGACGGGGTGCTCGTTACTGACGTCAGAGGACGGGGTGCTCGTTACTGACGTCAGAGGACGGGGTGCTCGTTACTGACGTCAGAGGACGGGGTGTTCGTTACTGACGTCAGAGGACGGGGTGCTCGTTACTGACGTCAGAGGACGGGGTGTTACAGACCAGCTGTGTGTGCAGGTAGACCTCAGCTCCTGACTCGGGTATCTTCACGAGATGACGTCATAACTTCAGGTAGTTTAATGACGTGGTCATAACTTCAGGTAGATTTAAGGCATAACGTCATAACTTTAGGTAGTttaacaacatgacatcataatTCCAGGTAATATGATGTCTTAACTTCAGGTAGTTTCACACCATGAGGTCatagctcctcttcctcctcagccgACCTCTCGTCTgctgcttctcttcttctcgTCACATGACTttgttgcttctgtccatctgttgctctcctggaggtttctcctctgttttccctgtgaacgtttttttctattttgttgttgttcctgatgcgatgtgaggtcaaaggtcagggacgttgatgtgaggtcaaaggtcagggacgttgatgtgaggtcaaaggtcagggacgtTGTACGTgtgcagactgtaaagccctctgaggggactTTGTGATTTTagggctaaacaaaataaactgagttgaGTTGAGTTGGACCaacagctgcagagagagagagagagagggataagtGTTTCCTGTTTCACTATCAGCAGACACGCCCTGTCAGGCACATTGACCCACCCTCCCACCGCCTCTCCCTCTAACCGTCTCACCCTCTCCGTTGTCTTGTGTTCACCACCAGCCAATGACAACAGTTGCAGTCCTTGGTGGGGGGATCGGGGGTCTGGCAGCATCGTACTACCTGTGCAAGAGCCCCCAGGTTaccaaggtaacacacacacacacacacacaatcccagTAGATCTTTTCAAGCTACTACGAGCTAACCGTGGCTATCGATGTAAAAGCAGCGTGGACCGTCTCTATTATAATAATGATCAAACAAagagtaataaataataataattaaaaaatgttgtcgaattaaaaatgaaaacatcCACAGCAACGACAGCTTTGTGTATCTTTCTCGCcgccggccaccagggggcagtaaTGAGCCGATTGTGGAGCCATTCACAACTAACCTTTCAGAAAATCAACAAGTTCATTTATTAGTCTTTTTATTGTCGTCTTTCAACGTTCAGCACAGGGGAaacagtttaaaaacaaaaaggctcGTTTTATTATTCTAGGTCATTTTACTGGAGTCCAGCAGTCGCTTCGGGGGCTGGCTGCAGTCCACCAGGAGGGCCGATGGGGCGGTGTTCGAACACGGACCCCGAGGGATCCGACCCGCCGGGGCAGTGGGACGCAACACACTCAACATGGTGAGCTTGAGagcggtgatgatgatgaagcgaTCACATCTAAATGTCTAAACTATAAGATACTTGAGAGCTTCACAGTTGGTAGATGAAGCAGCATCATCACATAGAGGttaacagtgacatcatcacatagaGGGAAATATCTGCTGCACCGGACCTTTATTTTTCGAAACATTCAAGATACTTtcattatctgtgtgtgtgtgtgtgtgtgtgtaggtggacgaCCTGGGTCTCGGGGGGGAGATCCTGCCGGTCACCTACAGCCACGTCGCCTCCAAGAACAGATACGTGTACGTGGACCGACAGCTCCACCTGATGCCTTCGGGCCTGAGGTGAGACCAGTTAGCTGCTCTCTGCCTGGTAGTTGAGGTGAGACCGGTTGGCTGCTCTCTGCCTGGTAGCTGAGGTGAGACCGGTTGGCTGCTCTCTGCCTGGTAGCTGAGGTGAGACCAGTTGGCTGCTCTCTGCCTGGTAGCTGAGGTGAGACCGGTTGGCTGCTCTCTGCCTGGTAGTTGAGGTGAGACCAGTTGGCTGCTCTCTGCCTGGTAGCTGAGGTGAGACCAGTTGGCTGCTCTCTGCCTGGTCGCTGAGGTGAGACCAGTTGGCTGCTCTCTGCCTGGTAGTTGAGGTGAGACCGGTTGGCTGCTCTCTGCCTGGTAGCTGAGGTGAGACCGGTTGGCTGCTCTCTGCCTGGTAGCTGAGGTGAGACCGGTTGGCTGCTCTCTGCCTGGTAGCTGAGGTGAGAACGGTTGGCTGCTCTCTGCCTGGTAGTTGAGGTGAGACCGGTTGGCTGCTCTCTGCCTGGTAGCTGAGGTGAGACCGGTTGGCTGCTCTCTGCCTGGTAGCTGAGGTGAGACCGGTTGGCTGCTCTCTGCCTGGTAGCTGAGGTGAGACCGGTTGGCTGCTCTCTGCCTGGTAGCTGAGGTGAGACCGGTTGGCtgctctctgcctgtgtggtggggcgggggccatgttgaccctcctctccgtcctcacAGTGGACTTCTCCGGACCGTGCCGCCATTCTCCCGCCCCCTCCTGCTGAGCCTCGCCACGGAGATACTGGTGAAGAAGGGCAAGGAGGAGGACGAGTCCATACACTCGTTTGTGTCAAGGAGGCTGGGGAAGGAGGTGagtggggaggaggtgaggggggaggaggggagggcacatactttcatttattggtCTGCCTTAAGTATTTGATTGGTTTGACACTTTGTGTTACAttttctccctgtgtgtgtttgtgtctgtgtctatgtgtgtgtctctctgtctgtctctgtgcatctgtgtgtgtctgtctctgtttttgtgtgtctgtgtgtctctgtgtgtgtctctgtctgtgtgtgtgtgtagcttgcCGACATCGCCGTGGACAGCCTGTGTCGTGGTGTGTTTGCGGGCGACTGCAGGAAGCTGAGTGTGCGTTCCTGTTTTCCCGTGTTGTTCAGCGCGGAGCAGCGGAGAGGCTCCCTGACGCTGGGCATGCTGCTGGCCTCAGGTACAtgaaatacacacaatacacaacgTCATCCACGTCTTCACCTCCTCTGGGTGTCGGCATACAACTCGTAATGTCCTTTTATTCTGCTCTGGATCGGCCTTCCTTCAGtatctggttgtgtgtctgtggcccCTCAGGTCCTGGTCCCGTGGTCCCCCCCGGCCCTCTGGCTCAAAGATCTATTGAGGAGTCCTGGGCCCAGTGGTCCCTGAGCCGGGGGGTCGAGTCCCTTCCAGAGGCCATCGCCGAGTACCTGCAGCGGAGCGGCCGAGTGGAGCTGCACAGAGAGGCAGATGTTCAACACATCAGCCCTTCAGCCTCTGGGTGGAAGGTTAGTGAGgagatacgtgtgtgtgtatatatatatgtgtatgtatatatatatataatatttatttatataatatgtatttatttaatatttatttatatatattacatttatgtatatattatatgtattaaaactatctatatttttatatatatttatttatataaatatatattatatttttttaaaaaaattatttatatattaatatatttcatctatatatatatatatatgtatacacaagATCAAGTTTGTATTTAAACAAATTTATCATTTGTGTGTAGATCTCATTGGAGGATGGAGTCATGTCAGCTGACCACATCATCTCTGCACTGCCGGCTAAAGGcaagtggttgttgttgttgttgtggcatGTTTAGTCTTTTATGTTTAGTATCATGCTAATGAAACTTAAACTCACTATTTTAACCCAAACTGTGCTGCCGGTAAATaataagcaaaacaatattcatagAGCTGATTCTAATGGAACCCACCAGAACAAccgtttccttccctcctcagtcctcgcctccctcctgccctcctcctgccagcctctggtccagctgctgcagggcgTCTCCACGGTGACGGTGGCGGTGGTCAACCTGGAGTACGAGGGCTCCGTGCTGCCCGTCGCGGTGAGAACGACGGGGCGCCGCGCGTTGAATGAGAAACAAACGGCAGCTCCGTGTCGTAAACAAACTCCCGGTGACATCGTGCCGTTTGCCGACAGGGTTTCGGTCACCTGCTCCCTTCGTCGGAGGACCGCGGCGTCCTGGGGGTGGTCTACGACTCCGTGCCCTTCCCTCAACACAACCGACCCGGTGGACCGACCACCAGACTGACGGTACGGTACCCTGACTCACTCACAGGTACTGTGATCAGCGAGATTTAAGCGagagtgtacatatatatattatatatatatatattttaatctagattatattatattatatattaaatatatatttatattatatataaatatataaattcacACTAAGGttctataaataataaatgcacaCTGAGGTTAGTTAACTAGGAGTCAAacagcaatatatatattatataatatgtatttaatatatatacatatttaatatatatatatttatatatttaatatacatattatattcaataaatatatatttagcacACTAAGGTTAGTTcacagcaatatatatatataatttatatagtaaatacatatatatttaataaatatatatataatacataatgcACACTAAGGTTAGTTCACagcaatatatatgtgtgtatacatacactaccgttcaaaagtttggggtcatccagacaatttcgtgtcttccatgaaaactcacttttatttatcaaatgaattgaaaattgaatagaacatattgTCAAGACATTggcaaggttagaaataatgattcatatttgaagtattaatttggttcttcaagctcaaaggaaggccagttgtatagcttatatcaccagcataactgttttcagctgtgctagcataattgcaagggttttctcatcagacattagtcttctaaggcgattagcaaacacaatgtaccattagaacactggagtgatcgttgatggaaatgggcctctattagggctgcaacaacgaatcgataaaaatcgattattaaaatagttggcaacgaatttcattatcgattcgttgtgtcgcgcgattattacggcgctcaataagtcacggagtataaacaaagttgagttgagcgcagagcggcgctggaGAAACACGAgtggagcgagagggagaggagagactgaacgctgcgttgtgagagccaatcagcgctgagctgctcctctgttgatgaatctaattggctgctgctgctcacgtggcgctggatgcggaagtcattcacgtcgtcggagacattcacggagctgagtgcgcctccgggtgacgttatgaacccagacaccagggcgctacatgtcacgacgtgcgTGGCATTTCctcaagagtataacgtagaaaacgtggttatttattccgtggcggatagcggaaaatatttttccatggagaaaggcaacgagataagccacgacgctgtgagcgctgcgcgtgcagacaccatttaacggagcggagcagcgcgtgcgctctgatcgctcttttaatgaagtatcgagactaaaaatatgctaaatcacatcgtttttaacgtacgggtactttgttagtatcgctgcaccgtgcagcgtgacggcagcagatgtagcggactaacattcaagctaacctaacttcccaaacgctgtggacatctgaaagctgattggccgagacgcgacacgtccatcaaagatgttttattgtgaagagcaccacttcacattttttccccgtctcactgcaatctcaacggcagcgggccaggtgaaaaaactaataaatcgtaacgcgtctctgatattgttcaggggtccacatggggaccactgctcaggagaggagagctgtcagtctgtttgtgacggttcatcaccatggtgaccagtgaacaggttcatcaccatggtgaccagtgggtctccaggacctttccatgactttaaaccaaatttccatgattaaacattttgtgaaaactctgtctatacgtgacaaagtgagaagatgtagtatttaaactaacaatgagaattccaaagcataccgtatatataccgtgtaaattaaaatttgaatgaaacaaatttgcattacttttccaaatattttgggattttatttttttcaattacttttctaggcctgctaatagccatttaaaaattccatgacttttccaggttttccatgaccgtacggactctgttttgaataaagggttgaaaattaaagttttgttttttttatccgattaatcgacagaataatcaaccgattaatcgattatcaaaataatcgttagttgcagccctagcctctatacacctctggggatatttcattagaaaccagacgtttcacctagaatagtcatttaccacattaacaatgtatagagtgtacttttgattaatgttatctttattgaaaaaacagtgcttttctttgaaaaataaagacatttctaagtgaccccaaacttttgaacgatagtgtatatacatataatatatatagtatatacatatatatttaataaatatattgcaCACTAAGGTTAGTTCACTTGAGGAGTCAAACGGCATACCATAATAATTAAATGGTTTGAAAGGGATTgtagtcttttttcttttgcaacTCACAAACACGCATCAGGGTTAATgtttggccaccagggggcagcagaggtcCAACATTTACTCTCTTTTTGCTCTGGTTTATTACAAATCCACCAagctgggaaaaaaacaaacaatgagctgaaggaGACCAACAAGGCCTCAATGACCTCTTTCATATATACacgaatatatataaaacaggacAATGTATAATATTGCTGCAGCTTCGAGACGTTTCTttccggtgttacggtttaaaaagcgaccgtgttaactggcgactttgaaccgaaAGCGTCCGTTGGTATCGTAGTTACAGACAGCTGTTGACAATAGGAAGAGAACACGTATAGctgccctcgtgaatgccgcattgttaAATGTGTATAGTATACGGTATATTAGTATGTATATGAGggggtttgacactgtttaacaaccaagcggcattcacgaggacggCGAACTTCTATCGAACGACCGTCGTAACTACggcaacaacggacgcgttcggttcaaagtcgccagttaacacggccgcctcttaaaccgtaacaccggtcaCGTGACCGCGGTCCAGCGGCTCCTCGCcccctgacctcagtctgtctCCTAGGTGATGATGGGCGGGGCCTGGTTCCAGGAAGTGTTCGGGGCGCCGGAGGCGGCGACGGAGGAGCGCCTGTTGGCCAGAGCCGCGGAGGCGGTGCGGAGCCACCTGGGCGTCTCCACGGCGCCGCGCTGGAGCCGGGTGACCCTCCAGAGGGTACGCCATGGAGGCCGAGGACATGGAGCTCTGGAGGCGTTCAGAACTCCCGTCTAAACCTGTgctgtgtctcctctgctcaGGACTGCATCCCCCAGTACCACCTGGGCCACCACCGGAGAGTCGGTGAGTAGCCGTTGGTCCGGAGGACTGAACGTTAAACGTTCACGACGCCGTGAAACCGCTTTCTCAAGCCGCCGCGTCTCCTTCCAGAGGCGATCCGCCGCTTCATCGGGGAGGAGCGCCTCCCGCTGGCCGTGGCCGGCGCCTCCTACGACGGCGTGTCGGTCAATGACGTCATCTTCAGTGGACGGACCGCGGCGCAGACGCTGGGAGCCGCGTGACACGGCGCACTGCGCGTGGAAGGAGagttcttttacatttattttttaaaggatcaGAGTTGAGAATGTATAcgtaaaacatttatatttgtgtcTTAATGGAATCCGGTTGTGTTGATGAACATTCACACAGTATCTGGTTCAAAGAGGCTAACGTTGTTAAAgtaaatacataattatatatgttcATACTTTAAGTAGTGAAGCCTGTTTGTGTTGTCCTGCTGTTCTACTTTTATAGATTCATCTTATTGCTTTCAGGGTTTATTATGTTGTtcacataaatacaaatatatatacatttttaattggTCGACTGTTTTTACTTCCTGGATACTTACGTCCAAAATGACGTCATCGGCCGAAAAGGGAACGACCAGGGCCGtctgtaggattcaaagaaagggggctATTGTTAGACAGAATTTGACGGTCatggtgatattttatgctcatgtGGACTCTTATTattgagataaagatgaactagttctaatatatatatattaatgtgaaGAAAAGTTATTTCGAATTCGCTCAATGGAGTTTAAGGTTCCCTTTAATTTTCCTCAAGCAAAGCTAAAGGTAAGAAGGTATCGCCCGTTAACAActgatatatgtataaaatatatatcatttatacatatatatataagtatataaatatatcaaattatatgaataaaatatatatatataattatatataataaactataatattataattatataattatacagatatatataattatacttaAAATACAGCGATTGAACAACAAAGAATCAGTAAAACGTAGACCAtaacaatgtttttatttcaggaaaaaaaaaagtgaacacCTTTGAAATGTCAGTACGTCTCCTGATTGGACAGATTTGACTCGTCGTTGgtccacacaaacatacacactcacacatacacacacacacactatctgaGGCccagtttcttcttctccttctgcttcttgCGCACCACCTCCATGTTGCGGTCCTTCCACATGCTCTTCCTCAGCTTGATGGGCCGGCTGCCGACGTACTTCCCTGGAAAAAGAGCGTCGGTTACATCTCCACTGCCCGTGGAAACGAGAGCCGGAGACCCCGTGCACACACTGACCGTTCATCTCCCGCATGGCCCGGACGTAGTCGTTGGGGTCTTTGAAGCTGACGAAGCCGTAGCCTTTGGTCTTCCCTGTGCGCTTGTCTCGCACCACCTGGTGAGGACGGAAGTGTTTAGTGTGTGAAGTGAACAaggaaaggagaagaggaaaccaAATGAAACATCAAAGGGAAGCCGACCTTGGCTTTGAGGAAGGACGGGTATCTGCTGAAGGCTCTGGCCAAGATGTCGTCGTTCACCTCGTTGCCCAGATCACCGCAAAAGATACGGAAATCATCTGcaacgaggagacaaggagaggagacaagggtgTGAGGAGCATCGTGAAGGAGCACAACACCTCCTCTGTTCTCAGGGGAAGTTAAGAGTTCTGTAGGAGCAGGTTCTCCAATTCGGGTTCCTGGACATCACTAGAGCCACCAGAACCCTCTGTTAGTGTCCTCATCCATAGAAACCTCTCTTAatgtccctcctcatccctagaaccctctgttagtgtcctcctcatccctagaaccctctgctagtgtcctcctcatccctagaaccctctgttagtgtcctcctcatccctagaaccctcttagtgtctctcctcatccctagaaccctcttagtgtcctcctcatccctagaaccctcttagtgtcctcctcatccatagaaccctcttagtgtcctcctcatccctagaaccctctcttactgtcctcatccctagaaccctgttagtgtccctcctcatccctagaaccctctcttagtgtcctcctcatccctagaaccctgttagtgtcctcctcatccctagaaccctctcttagtgtccctcctcatccctagaaccctctcttagtgtcctcctcatccctagaaccctgttagtgtcctcctcatccctagaaccctctcttagtgtccctcctcatccctagaaccctcttagtgtcctcatcatccctagaaccctcttagtgtcctcatcCATAGaaccctcttagtgtcctcctcatccctagaaccc
The Pseudoliparis swirei isolate HS2019 ecotype Mariana Trench chromosome 16, NWPU_hadal_v1, whole genome shotgun sequence DNA segment above includes these coding regions:
- the ppox gene encoding protoporphyrinogen oxidase isoform X1 — encoded protein: MTTVAVLGGGIGGLAASYYLCKSPQVTKVILLESSSRFGGWLQSTRRADGAVFEHGPRGIRPAGAVGRNTLNMVDDLGLGGEILPVTYSHVASKNRYVYVDRQLHLMPSGLSGLLRTVPPFSRPLLLSLATEILVKKGKEEDESIHSFVSRRLGKELADIAVDSLCRGVFAGDCRKLSVRSCFPVLFSAEQRRGSLTLGMLLASGPGPVVPPGPLAQRSIEESWAQWSLSRGVESLPEAIAEYLQRSGRVELHREADVQHISPSASGWKISLEDGVMSADHIISALPAKVLASLLPSSCQPLVQLLQGVSTVTVAVVNLEYEGSVLPVAGFGHLLPSSEDRGVLGVVYDSVPFPQHNRPGGPTTRLTVMMGGAWFQEVFGAPEAATEERLLARAAEAVRSHLGVSTAPRWSRVTLQRDCIPQYHLGHHRRVEAIRRFIGEERLPLAVAGASYDGVSVNDVIFSGRTAAQTLGAA
- the ppox gene encoding protoporphyrinogen oxidase isoform X2; the protein is MTTVAVLGGGIGGLAASYYLCKSPQVTKVILLESSSRFGGWLQSTRRADGAVFEHGPRGIRPAGAVGRNTLNMVDDLGLGGEILPVTYSHVASKNRYVGLLRTVPPFSRPLLLSLATEILVKKGKEEDESIHSFVSRRLGKELADIAVDSLCRGVFAGDCRKLSVRSCFPVLFSAEQRRGSLTLGMLLASGPGPVVPPGPLAQRSIEESWAQWSLSRGVESLPEAIAEYLQRSGRVELHREADVQHISPSASGWKISLEDGVMSADHIISALPAKVLASLLPSSCQPLVQLLQGVSTVTVAVVNLEYEGSVLPVAGFGHLLPSSEDRGVLGVVYDSVPFPQHNRPGGPTTRLTVMMGGAWFQEVFGAPEAATEERLLARAAEAVRSHLGVSTAPRWSRVTLQRDCIPQYHLGHHRRVEAIRRFIGEERLPLAVAGASYDGVSVNDVIFSGRTAAQTLGAA